In the Parasteatoda tepidariorum isolate YZ-2023 chromosome 3, CAS_Ptep_4.0, whole genome shotgun sequence genome, one interval contains:
- the LOC107443539 gene encoding cytochrome P450 2F3 isoform X1 — protein MRNKFASLLSCLYVDNRMEWLNIFNEAPVAIALILVFASTAVYYILVNRGLPPGPLGLPLLGYWPLLKNDTCHLQLQELQKKYGDLFSFSYAGALYLNLGSIHAVREFHIAKADCFERVKDYSLLNLYFKNGVAFLNGEPWKILRKFTMQQMKELGMSTVKESMEGPLYESIQETLEFLKCKEGDPVDIIQMLSNKCNAILRRCLFRDSCITEEEVTEINASYAIVMGFTSVKNTLHAGNLARYLILPFKSGYGEAMKHHKRMRNNLMEIVKRHKNTFDPKHPRNFVDAYLKERVDRQAKGDPTAQYFTDEALAATLDQIVGDGVLGVSSFAATFLKYVIDFEDEQEKMYKELMEEIGEGRDPTLEDKLRLPYTSALMQEILRISNFFPMFPSQQCIKECTVRGYRIPKGAITLMNTWCCHSNPDVYEEPEKFKPTRFLPKEGKPKPEPPLTFGVGKRSCIGESFTMTQTFLFLVSLVKHFKLTLPPGSSDMTAFELLMKGTMEMCAHLRN, from the exons ATGCGTAACAAATTCGCTAGTTTATTATCGTGTCTTTATGTTG ataACAGAATGGAGTGGTTGAACATATTTAATGAGGCACCTGTAGCAATTGCCTTGATCTTGGTGTTTGCCAGCACAGCAGTTTACTACATTCTTGTTAACAGAGGTCTTCCTCCTGGTCCCCTGGGTCTGCCCCTATTAGGATACTGGCCCCTATTGAAGAACGATACCTGTCACTTGCAGTTGCAGGAATTGCAGAAAAAGTACGGAGACTTATTCAGTTTCAGTTACGCCGGTGCTCTGTATCTCAACTTGGGAAGTATCCACGCTGTTAGGGAGTTCCATATAGCTAAGGCAGACTGCTTTGAGAGAGTAAAAGATTACAGTTTACTGaatctctattttaaaaatg gcgtTGCTTTTCTGAATGGAGAACCATGGAAGATACTTAGAAAGTTCACGATGCAGCAGATGAAAGAATTGGGGATGTCGACCGTGAAAGAAAGCATGGAAGGACCACTGTACGAATCCATCCAGGAGACCTTAGAATTCCTGAAATGTAAAGAAGGCGATCCCGTAGACATCATCCAGATGCTGTCCAACAAATGCAACGCCATCCTCCGCCGCTGTTTATTCAGGGACAGTTGCATCACAGAAGAAGAAGTTACGGAGATCAACGCTTCCTATGCCATCGTCATGGGTTTCACCAGCGTTAAGAACACTCTCCATGCCGGAAACTTGGCCAG atatttaattttgccaTTCAAATCTGGTTATGGAGAAGCAATGAAACATCATAAGAGAATGAGGAACAATCTGATGGAAATAGTGAAGAGGCACAAAAACACTTTCGACCCCAAACACCCCCGAAACTTTGTAGATGCTTATTTAAAGGAAAGAGTCGACAGGCAGGCTAAGGGCGATCCCACTGCTCAATATTTCACCg ACGAGGCTTTGGCCGCCACTTTAGATCAGATTGTGGGTGATGGAGTCCTCGGTGTCTCCTCATTTGCGGCGACTTTCTTGAAATATGTGATAGACTTCGAGGATGAGCAGGAGAAGATGTACAAGGAATTGATGGAGGAGATTGGAGAGGGAAGAGATCCCACCCTAGAAGACAAGTTAAGACTACCTTACACCAGTGCCCTTATGCAGGAAATATTGCGCATATCCAATTTCTTCCCCATGTTCCCTAGCCAACAGTGTATCA aggAATGTACAGTTCGTGGGTATAGGATTCCAAAAGGGGCCATCACTCTGATGAACACGTGGTGTTGTCACTCAAACCCTGATGTGTACGAAGAACCTGAAAAATTCAAACCTACCCGCTTCTTGCCAAAAGAAGGAAAGCCAAAACCTGAACCACCCCTCACTTTTGGTGTGG gcaAAAGAAGTTGTATTGGAGAATCTTTTACAATGACTCAAACGTTCTTGTTTCTGGTCTCATTGGTGAAACACTTTAAGCTGACCCTGCCTCCCGGTAGTTCAGATATGACAGCTTTC
- the LOC107443539 gene encoding cytochrome P450 2F3 isoform X2 — MEWLNIFNEAPVAIALILVFASTAVYYILVNRGLPPGPLGLPLLGYWPLLKNDTCHLQLQELQKKYGDLFSFSYAGALYLNLGSIHAVREFHIAKADCFERVKDYSLLNLYFKNGVAFLNGEPWKILRKFTMQQMKELGMSTVKESMEGPLYESIQETLEFLKCKEGDPVDIIQMLSNKCNAILRRCLFRDSCITEEEVTEINASYAIVMGFTSVKNTLHAGNLARYLILPFKSGYGEAMKHHKRMRNNLMEIVKRHKNTFDPKHPRNFVDAYLKERVDRQAKGDPTAQYFTDEALAATLDQIVGDGVLGVSSFAATFLKYVIDFEDEQEKMYKELMEEIGEGRDPTLEDKLRLPYTSALMQEILRISNFFPMFPSQQCIKECTVRGYRIPKGAITLMNTWCCHSNPDVYEEPEKFKPTRFLPKEGKPKPEPPLTFGVGKRSCIGESFTMTQTFLFLVSLVKHFKLTLPPGSSDMTAFELLMKGTMEMCAHLRN, encoded by the exons ATGGAGTGGTTGAACATATTTAATGAGGCACCTGTAGCAATTGCCTTGATCTTGGTGTTTGCCAGCACAGCAGTTTACTACATTCTTGTTAACAGAGGTCTTCCTCCTGGTCCCCTGGGTCTGCCCCTATTAGGATACTGGCCCCTATTGAAGAACGATACCTGTCACTTGCAGTTGCAGGAATTGCAGAAAAAGTACGGAGACTTATTCAGTTTCAGTTACGCCGGTGCTCTGTATCTCAACTTGGGAAGTATCCACGCTGTTAGGGAGTTCCATATAGCTAAGGCAGACTGCTTTGAGAGAGTAAAAGATTACAGTTTACTGaatctctattttaaaaatg gcgtTGCTTTTCTGAATGGAGAACCATGGAAGATACTTAGAAAGTTCACGATGCAGCAGATGAAAGAATTGGGGATGTCGACCGTGAAAGAAAGCATGGAAGGACCACTGTACGAATCCATCCAGGAGACCTTAGAATTCCTGAAATGTAAAGAAGGCGATCCCGTAGACATCATCCAGATGCTGTCCAACAAATGCAACGCCATCCTCCGCCGCTGTTTATTCAGGGACAGTTGCATCACAGAAGAAGAAGTTACGGAGATCAACGCTTCCTATGCCATCGTCATGGGTTTCACCAGCGTTAAGAACACTCTCCATGCCGGAAACTTGGCCAG atatttaattttgccaTTCAAATCTGGTTATGGAGAAGCAATGAAACATCATAAGAGAATGAGGAACAATCTGATGGAAATAGTGAAGAGGCACAAAAACACTTTCGACCCCAAACACCCCCGAAACTTTGTAGATGCTTATTTAAAGGAAAGAGTCGACAGGCAGGCTAAGGGCGATCCCACTGCTCAATATTTCACCg ACGAGGCTTTGGCCGCCACTTTAGATCAGATTGTGGGTGATGGAGTCCTCGGTGTCTCCTCATTTGCGGCGACTTTCTTGAAATATGTGATAGACTTCGAGGATGAGCAGGAGAAGATGTACAAGGAATTGATGGAGGAGATTGGAGAGGGAAGAGATCCCACCCTAGAAGACAAGTTAAGACTACCTTACACCAGTGCCCTTATGCAGGAAATATTGCGCATATCCAATTTCTTCCCCATGTTCCCTAGCCAACAGTGTATCA aggAATGTACAGTTCGTGGGTATAGGATTCCAAAAGGGGCCATCACTCTGATGAACACGTGGTGTTGTCACTCAAACCCTGATGTGTACGAAGAACCTGAAAAATTCAAACCTACCCGCTTCTTGCCAAAAGAAGGAAAGCCAAAACCTGAACCACCCCTCACTTTTGGTGTGG gcaAAAGAAGTTGTATTGGAGAATCTTTTACAATGACTCAAACGTTCTTGTTTCTGGTCTCATTGGTGAAACACTTTAAGCTGACCCTGCCTCCCGGTAGTTCAGATATGACAGCTTTC